From a region of the Salvelinus namaycush isolate Seneca chromosome 40, SaNama_1.0, whole genome shotgun sequence genome:
- the LOC120033639 gene encoding zinc finger protein 239-like, producing MTPVKLEDCSQTLELNVNIKDEEEKIGKSLSHGDHVETFSTSREQQQEDHRAKWSHHCPHCEENFSVLSTLKIHLKIHLGENLYSCTDCGKNFSTSKVLTVHQRVHTGEKPYSCSDCGASFSQLGTLKRHERVHTGEKPYSCSDCGKSFSRPDDLKTHERIHTGVKPYSCSDCGKSFSRLGHLKTHERIHTGVKPYSCSDCGKSFSQLGELKIHDRIHTGVKPYSCSECGKSFSQLDSVKTHERIHTGEKPYSCSDCGKSFSKLDNLKRHERIHTGVKPYSCSDCGKSFSRLGHLKTHERIHTGVKP from the exons ATGACaccagtgaagctggaagactgcagtcaaacactggagctgaatgtcaacattaaagatgaagaagagaaGATTGGGAAATCTCTTTCTCATG gagaccatgttgagacattctctacatccagagagcaacagcaggaagatcacagagctaagtggtctcaccactgcccacattgtgaggaGAATTTTTCAGTTCTATCAACACTAAAAATACACTTGAAAATACACCTAGGAGAGAATCTGTATTCCTGTACTGACTGTGGGAAGAATTTCTCAACATCAAAGGTTCTAACAGTTCATCAGAGAGtgcatacaggagaaaagccttactcctgctctgactgtggggctagtttctctcaactgggCACCTTAAAACGACATGAAcgtgtacacacaggagagaagccttactcctgctctgactgtggaaagagtttctctcgaCCCGATGACTTAAAAACACacgaacgtatacatacaggagtgaagccttactcctgctctgactgtggaaagagtttttctcGACTGGgccacttaaaaacacatgaacgtatacatacaggagtgaagccttactcctgctctgactgtggaaagagtttctctcaactggGTGAATTAAAAATACATGAccgtatacatacaggagtgaagccttactcctgctctgaatgtggaaagagtttctctcaactggacagtgtgaaaacacatgaacgtatacacacaggagagaagccttactcctgctctgactgtggaaagagtttctctaaACTGGACAACTTAAAaagacatgaacgtatacatacaggagtgaagccttactcctgctctgactgtggaaagagtttctctcgactgggccacttaaaaacacatgaacgtatacatacaggagtgaaACCTTAA
- the LOC120033489 gene encoding gastrula zinc finger protein XlCGF17.1-like, whose product KDEEEAEEIGKSVSHGDHVETFSTSREQQQEDHRAKRSHQCPHCEEIFPILSKLKIHLKIHTGKNMYFCTDCGKKFTTSKAMTVHQRVHTGEKPYSCSDCGNSFSRLGDLKIHERIHSGEKPYSCSNCVKCFTTSGKLKVHQRTHTGEKPYSCSECRASFSQLSHLKQHERIHTGEKPYSCSDCRKSFSQSSHLKQHERIHTGEKSYSCSDCGKCFITSSELKVHQRTHTGEKPYFCSDCRVSFSQLGNLKQHERIHTGEKPYSCSDCGANFSQPCNLKNHERIHTGEKPYSCSDCRKSFSQMGHLKRHQSIHKGE is encoded by the exons aaagatgaagaagaggcgGAGGAGATTGGGAaatctgtttctcatg gagaccatgttgagacattctctacatccagagagcaacagcaggaagatcacagagctaagaggtctcaccaATGCCCACATTGTGAGGAGATTTTCCCAATTCTATCAAAGTtaaaaatacacctaaaaatacacacaggaaagAATATGTATTTTTGCACTGACTGTGGGAAGAAGTTCACAACATCAAAGGCTATGACAGTTCATCagagagtacacacaggagagaagccttactcttgctctgactgtggaaataGTTTTTCTCGACTGGGCGACCTAAAAATACATGAACGTATACAttcaggagagaagccttactcctgctctaattgtgtaaaatgcttcacaacatcaggtaagctaaaagttcatcagagaacacacacaggagagaagccatactcctgctctgagTGTAGGGCGAGTTTCTCTCAACTGAGCCACCTAAAACagcatgaacgtatacacacaggagagaagccttactcctgctctgactgtaggaagagtttctctcaatcgagccacctaaaacaacatgaacgtatacacacaggagagaagtcttactcctgctctgactgtggaaagtgCTTCATAACATCATCTGAGCttaaagttcatcagagaacacacacaggagagaagccttacttctgttCTGACTGTAGGGTTAGTTTCTCTCAACTGGGAAACTTAAaacaacatgaacgtatacacacaggagagaagccttactcctgttcTGACTGTGGGGCGAATTTCTCTCAACCGTGCAACCTAAAAAatcatgaacgtatacacacaggagagaagccttattcctgctctgactgtagaaagagtttctctcaaatgggCCATTTAAAAAGACACCAAAGTATACATAAAGGAGAGTAG